A genomic stretch from Cyprinus carpio isolate SPL01 chromosome A12, ASM1834038v1, whole genome shotgun sequence includes:
- the tvp23b gene encoding Golgi apparatus membrane protein TVP23 homolog B has translation MKLDSNDEDDVALFDAEEDSATRKNKIKHPMASFFHLFFRVSAVLVYLLCGLFGGSFIACMVTIILLLSCDFWTVKNITGRLMVGLRWWNQVDDDGKSRWVFESRKASGSQSSASRSSNAESRLFWLGLIICPVIWVIFAFFALISFKIKWLAVVIMGVVLQGANLYGYVRCKVGARTNLKNMATNYFGRQFLKQAFTKQEES, from the exons GACTCGAATGATGAAGACGATGTGGCTTTATTTGATGCTGAGGAAGATTCAGCCACAAGAAAGAACAAAATCAA GCATCCGATGGCCTCCTTCTTCCACCTGTTCTTCCGGGTCAGTGCGGTTCTGGTGTACCTGTTGTGTGGTTTATTTGGCGGATCCTTCATCGCCTGCATGGTCACCATCATCCTCCTCCTGTCATGTGACTTCTGGACTGTGAAG AATATTACCGGCCGTCTGATGGTGGGTTTGCGCTGGTGGAATCAAGTGGATGATGATGGAAAAAGCCGCTGGGTGTTTGAGTCCAGAAAG gccaGCGGGAGTCAGTCTTCAGCGTCCCGATCCTCAAACGCGGAGTCTCGGCTCTTCTGGCTGGGTCTGATCATCTGTCCCGTCATCTGGGTCATCTTTGCTTTCTTTGCTCTCATCTCGTTCAAGATCAAATGGCTG GCCGTGGTGATTATGGGAGTGGTGTTACAGGGAGCCAATCTCTACGGATACGTGCGCTGCAAAGTAGGCGCCAGAACAAACCTGAAGAACATGGCCACAAATTACTTCGGACGGCAGTTTCTCAAACAG gctTTCACAAAACAAGAGGAGTCTTAG